From Mycteria americana isolate JAX WOST 10 ecotype Jacksonville Zoo and Gardens chromosome 4, USCA_MyAme_1.0, whole genome shotgun sequence, one genomic window encodes:
- the LRRTM1 gene encoding leucine-rich repeat transmembrane neuronal protein 1: protein MDFLLIGLCLNWLLRKPPGLILCTLGIFSKMLPAVNSGCPQLCRCEGRLLYCESLNLTEMPRNLSGMMGLSLRYNSLSELHDGQFTGLMQLTWLYLDHNHICSVEGNAFQKLRRVKELTLSSNKITQLPNTTFRPMPNLRSVDLSYNNLQSLEPDLFHGLRKLTTLHMRSNAIKFVPVRIFQDCRSLKFLDIGYNQLKSLARNSFAGLFKLTELHLEHNDLVKVNLAHFPRLISLHSLCLRRNKVTIVVNTLDWIWQLEKMDLSGNEIEYIEPHVFESVPHLKSLQLDSNRLTYIDSRVLDSWKSLTSISLSANAWDCSRNVCALASWLSNFKGRYDSNLLCATPEYAQGEDVLDAVYAFHLCEDAADPTSVNTLSPVTNNSDQTFSYGSATATYNVQDSEGDRTTYAITVTMPGENSENAVQIHKVVTGTMALIFSFLIVVLVLYVSWKCFPASLRQLRQCFVTQRRKQKQKQTMHQMAAMSAQEYYVDYKPNHIEGALVIINEYGSCSCHQQPARECEV from the coding sequence ATGGATTTCCTTCTTATTGGTCTCTGTTTAAACTGGCTGCTGAGGAAGCCCCCGGGGTTGATATTGTGTACGCTGGGTATCTTTTCTAAAATGCTTCCAGCCGTGAATAGTGGGTGTCCACAGCTATGTCGGTGTGAGGGCAGGCTTTTGTACTGTGAATCACTGAATCTTACAGAGATGCCTCGCAACCTGTCGGGCATGATGGGTTTGTCTCTGCGGTACAACAGCCTTTCAGAGCTGCATGATGGACAGTTCACAGGGTTAATGCAGCTCACGTGGCTCTATCTGGATCACAATCACATTTGCTCAGTGGAGGGGAATGCCTTTCAAAAATTGCGGCGAGTTAAAGAGCTCACCCTGAGTTCCAACAAAATAACCCAACTGCCCAACACCACTTTCCGACCCATGCCAAACTTGCGCAGTGTGGATTTATCATACAACAACCTACAGTCTTTGGAGCCTGACCTGTTTCACGGGCTGAGAAAACTAACAACTTTGCACATGCGGTCGAACGCCATCAAGTTCGTGCCAGTGAGAATTTTTCAGGACTGTCGCAGCCTGAAGTTTCTAGACATAGGATACAATCAGTTAAAGAGCCTGGCTCGAAACTCTTTTGCAGGCTTGTTCAAGCTCACTGAGCTGCACCTCGAGCACAATGACTTGGTGAAGGTGAATTTAGCCCATTTTCCCAGGCTCATCTCCCTGCACTCTCTCTGCCTGCGAAGGAATAAAGTTACCATCGTAGTGAACACTTTGGACTGGATATGGCAACTTGAAAAAATGGATCTCTCCGGCAACGAAATCGAATACATTGAACCTCACGTTTTCGAAAGTGTACCTCACCTCAAATCCCTGCAGCTGGACTCCAACCGGCTGACCTACATCGACTCCCGGGTCCTCGACTCCTGGAAGTCCCTCACTAGCATCAGCCTTTCTGCCAACGCCTGGGATTGCAGCCGTAACGTTTGCGCCCTGGCCTCCTGGCTGAGCAACTTCAAGGGTCGCTACGACAGCAATCTGCTCTGTGCCACCCCTGAGTACGCGCAGGGCGAGGATGTTTTGGATGCGGTGTACGCTTTTCACTTGTGCGAAGACGCGGCAGACCCAACGAGCGTTAACACCCTCTCCCCGGTAACCAACAACAGCGACCAAACGTTCAGCTATGGCTCTGCCACCGCCACCTACAACGTGCAGGACAGCGAAGGGGACCGAACGACATACGCCATAACCGTGACCATGCCCGGCGAGAACTCGGAGAACGCCGTTCAGATTCACAAGGTGGTGACGGGGACCATGGCactgattttttccttcctcatcgTGGTTTTAGTGTTGTACGTCTCCTGGAAGTGCTTTCCAGCCAGCTTAAGGCAACTAAGACAGTGCTTTGTAACACAGCgcaggaagcagaagcaaaaacAGACCATGCATCAAATGGCTGCCATGTCAGCCCAGGAGTATTACGTTGATTACAAACCCAACCACATTGAGGGAGCCCTGGTGATCATTAATGAGTACGGATCTTGTTCCTGTCACCAGCAGCCAGCGAGGGAATGCGAGGTGTGA